A part of Pseudoalteromonas arctica A 37-1-2 genomic DNA contains:
- the fabZ gene encoding 3-hydroxyacyl-ACP dehydratase FabZ, with the protein MANELNSLDIQEILSLLPHRYPMLLIDRVIDFTPGKSLHAIKNVSINEPIFTGHFPNQPIFPGVLILESMAQATGLLGFKTVENRSENELYLFAAVDNARFKQPVIPGDTMHLHVEFLKERRNIWKFAAEARVDGKIVCSAEIMCARREF; encoded by the coding sequence TTGGCAAACGAATTAAATAGCCTTGATATTCAAGAAATTTTAAGTTTATTACCGCACCGTTACCCGATGCTATTAATTGATCGTGTTATTGATTTTACACCTGGCAAGTCTTTACATGCTATTAAAAATGTTTCTATAAATGAACCGATTTTTACTGGGCACTTTCCAAATCAGCCAATTTTTCCTGGTGTGCTAATATTAGAATCAATGGCGCAAGCAACGGGTTTATTAGGTTTTAAAACAGTAGAAAACCGTAGCGAAAACGAATTGTATTTGTTTGCTGCTGTTGATAACGCACGTTTTAAACAACCTGTAATTCCTGGTGATACAATGCATCTTCATGTTGAGTTTTTAAAAGAACGTCGCAACATTTGGAAGTTTGCTGCAGAAGCTAGAGTCGACGGCAAAATAGTGTGTAGTGCCGAAATTATGTGTGCGAGAAGAGAGTTTTAA
- the lpxA gene encoding acyl-ACP--UDP-N-acetylglucosamine O-acyltransferase — protein sequence MIHSTAIIEPGAKLGNNVSVGPYSYIGNDVVIGDNCIIESHVVVKGPSTIGSGNHIFQFASVGEACQDKKYNNEPTTLIMGDNNVIRECATIHRGTIQDQGVTKIGSNNLFMAYTHVAHDAVIGDNVIFANNASVAGHVHVGDWVILGGNSGVHQFCKIGAHAFIGMYSGVNKDVPPFVTTIGMPAGPAAINKEGMKRRGFESDEIMAVRRAYKAFYRKSLGAEEAIESLSEDAAKYPAVKLMVDFVKNSERGIVR from the coding sequence GTGATCCATTCTACAGCAATAATCGAACCTGGCGCTAAACTAGGCAACAATGTCTCAGTTGGTCCGTATAGTTATATTGGCAATGATGTTGTTATCGGTGATAACTGTATTATTGAGTCTCACGTTGTTGTTAAAGGGCCGTCAACTATTGGCTCTGGCAATCATATTTTTCAGTTTGCGTCTGTGGGTGAAGCCTGCCAAGACAAAAAATACAACAACGAGCCAACCACTTTAATAATGGGTGATAACAACGTTATCCGTGAATGTGCCACTATTCACCGTGGTACGATTCAAGACCAAGGTGTTACTAAAATTGGTAGTAATAATTTGTTTATGGCTTATACACACGTTGCACATGACGCGGTAATTGGCGATAACGTAATTTTTGCTAACAACGCAAGTGTGGCCGGCCATGTACATGTAGGCGATTGGGTTATCCTTGGTGGTAATTCGGGTGTTCATCAGTTTTGTAAAATTGGTGCACATGCCTTTATTGGTATGTATTCAGGTGTTAACAAAGATGTACCACCATTTGTTACTACCATTGGTATGCCAGCAGGTCCTGCAGCTATCAATAAAGAAGGCATGAAGCGTCGTGGTTTCGAAAGTGATGAAATTATGGCTGTACGCCGTGCATACAAAGCATTTTATCGTAAAAGCTTAGGTGCTGAAGAAGCTATTGAGTCGCTTAGTGAAGATGCCGCAAAGTATCCTGCTGTGAAATTGATGGTAGACTTTGTTAAAAACTCAGAGCGCGGCATCGTAAGATAA
- a CDS encoding septal ring lytic transglycosylase RlpA family protein: MRLPKLVVTLFITSVLAACSSQPIVKSSAGEITQVGKASFYADKYHGRTTANGERFSQQAATAAHLEFDFGTTVVVTNLANNKSVTVRINDRGPYVRGRIIDLSKSMFKKIADPKVGVIDVSVKVLKPGS, translated from the coding sequence ATGCGTTTACCTAAGTTAGTTGTCACTCTTTTTATTACTTCAGTTTTAGCCGCTTGTAGTAGCCAGCCTATTGTTAAATCATCTGCTGGAGAAATCACTCAAGTTGGGAAAGCATCTTTTTATGCTGATAAATACCACGGAAGAACAACCGCCAACGGAGAGCGCTTTAGTCAACAAGCCGCCACGGCAGCCCATTTAGAATTCGATTTTGGTACTACGGTGGTTGTTACTAATCTAGCCAATAACAAATCAGTCACGGTAAGAATTAACGATAGAGGCCCGTATGTGCGAGGTCGTATTATTGATTTATCAAAAAGTATGTTTAAAAAGATAGCCGACCCTAAGGTCGGCGTTATTGATGTATCAGTAAAGGTTTTAAAACCGGGTAGTTAG